One region of Gossypium raimondii isolate GPD5lz chromosome 6, ASM2569854v1, whole genome shotgun sequence genomic DNA includes:
- the LOC105773633 gene encoding uncharacterized protein LOC105773633 has product MVNFMLKISADLENLTNLQPQGGCDDPSFPYLFKLKCGRCGELSQKETCVSLGDTVPLLQGKGTTNLVQKCKFCMREGTVTMIPGKGRPLTQEDCEGGKFAPLMLFDCRGYEPVGFVFGVGWKVESLEGTKFEGIDLSGDDFSEYDEKGECPVMISNLRSTFEPVK; this is encoded by the exons ATGGTGAATTTCATGCTGAAGATCTCTGCCGACCTCGAAAACCTCACTAACCTCCAGCCTCAGGGCGGCTGTGACGATCCTTCCTTTCCCTATCTCTTCAAG CTGAAATGTGGGAGGTGTGGAGAGTTGAGTCAGAAGGAAACATGTGTGAGTTTGGGCGATACTGTTCCTCTTCTACAAGGCAAGGGAACCACCAATCTTGTTCAGAAG TGCAAATTTTGTATGAGGGAAGGAACTGTAACAATGATCCCGGGCAAAGGTCGACCACTGACTCAGGAAGATTGTGAAGGCGGAAAATTTGCACCTTTGATGCTTTTTGACTGCAGGGGTTACGAGCCTGTAGGGTTTGTATTTGGCGTTGGCTGGAAGGTTGAATCT CTGGAAGGAACTAAATTTGAAGGTATTGACTTATCTGGAGATGACTTCTCTGAATATGATGAGAAGGGAGAGTGCCCTGTGATGATATCCAACCTCCGTTCTACTTTTGAACCGGTGAAGTAG